A part of Paenarthrobacter sp. A20 genomic DNA contains:
- a CDS encoding cell wall metabolism sensor histidine kinase WalK produces MEGSELWTILAWVLFWAVLIGATTLMLLRLLRRASVLARICLVVVATVAVLVAGMVSAFNAMFISARDLEVMWYILAMASAVAVALSLMLGAGVSRDAAQLVDAARRLGRGETLASTAGEGRGTAPAMSSELAELAQELEASSRSLAESREREAAIETARRELVSWISHDLRTPLASMRAMTEALEDGMASDVPGYYRKIIGQTEQMTAMVNDLLELSKIQAGSLRMRAEPLDLYDLVSDALSDLAPLAAKRGIRLDGGGDRECMAVADGPSLARAVRNILLNAVIYSRPDTDVHVSVGRDGNVRGGNAVIAVQDQCGGIPDEDLPHLFETGWQKDPARGTAEGLQGSYNGAGIGLSMVAGIVKAHGGSVTVDNVDGGCRFTLSLPAGSRPAVSHPAVPLSAETHPPSSVPATSGTSHDERPGGAS; encoded by the coding sequence GTGGAGGGCAGTGAACTGTGGACCATCCTCGCCTGGGTTCTGTTCTGGGCGGTGCTCATCGGCGCCACCACCTTGATGCTCCTGCGATTGCTTCGCCGCGCCTCGGTGCTCGCCCGGATCTGCCTGGTGGTGGTGGCAACTGTTGCGGTGCTCGTGGCGGGCATGGTCAGTGCCTTCAACGCAATGTTTATCTCAGCGAGGGACCTTGAGGTCATGTGGTACATCCTGGCGATGGCCTCCGCTGTAGCCGTTGCGTTGTCACTCATGCTCGGTGCCGGTGTTTCCCGCGACGCGGCCCAACTGGTGGACGCTGCCCGGCGACTCGGTCGCGGTGAAACCTTGGCCAGCACCGCCGGAGAGGGGCGGGGGACGGCTCCGGCCATGTCGTCCGAACTTGCCGAACTGGCACAGGAACTTGAGGCCAGCAGCCGCAGCCTTGCAGAGTCCCGGGAGCGGGAAGCCGCTATCGAAACTGCCCGGCGGGAGCTTGTCTCGTGGATTTCGCATGACCTCCGAACGCCCCTGGCCAGCATGCGCGCCATGACAGAAGCACTTGAGGACGGCATGGCATCGGATGTCCCGGGCTACTACCGGAAAATTATCGGGCAGACCGAGCAGATGACCGCCATGGTCAATGACCTCCTGGAACTATCCAAGATCCAGGCCGGCAGCCTCCGCATGCGCGCCGAACCCCTGGACCTCTATGACCTCGTCAGTGATGCTTTGTCTGACCTGGCGCCGCTGGCCGCCAAACGCGGCATCAGGCTCGACGGCGGCGGAGACCGTGAATGCATGGCCGTCGCTGACGGACCCAGCCTGGCCAGGGCCGTGCGGAACATCCTGTTGAACGCCGTCATCTACAGCCGGCCCGACACCGATGTCCACGTCAGCGTAGGACGGGACGGCAACGTACGGGGCGGCAACGCAGTGATTGCCGTGCAGGACCAGTGCGGTGGCATTCCGGATGAGGACCTCCCGCATTTGTTTGAAACAGGCTGGCAGAAAGACCCCGCCCGCGGTACCGCCGAAGGACTGCAGGGCAGCTACAACGGCGCCGGCATCGGACTGAGCATGGTCGCGGGGATCGTCAAGGCACACGGCGGATCAGTCACCGTGGACAACGTCGACGGCGGCTGCCGCTTTACCCTGTCACTTCCGGCAGGATCACGTCCGGCCGTGTCCCACCCGGCTGTGCCCCTTTCGGCGGAGACCCACCCGCCATCTTCCGTCCCGGCCACATCCGGGACCTCACATGACGAACGCCCAGGAGGCGCATCATGA
- a CDS encoding molybdopterin-dependent oxidoreductase yields MASGGAGIAAGELTAGFLSPLVSPVTALGGAVIDAVPPAVKDLAVQLFGTADKVVLIASIGIVAGLLAALAGVLERRRAGWGLVLAGLAGAAGLTAVVTRAQASPQAALAPIVAAVVTMLLLRTLIRRLTTWAPSTTTPAGQGHDPAPLARRSFMNALAGTSIAAVVAGTVTAVLTRATAVASGFRGSMTLPEPATAPQAIPAGATLPVDGISPLVTPNADFYRIDTALTVPAIDPPAWKLKVTGMVEREIELDFATLLAKPMTERHITIACVSNNVGGDLIGNALWLGWPVRELLAMAGPKAGADMVLSTSNDGWTASTPLEALTDERDALLAVGMNGEPLPLEHGFPVRMIVPGLYGFVSATKWLTELKVTRFADDTAYWTPRGWSDHGPIKTQSRIDVPRSGRTVQAGQVQFGGVAWAQHRGINRVELRVNRGPWQQATLASAISTDTWYQWQLGIDLTPGDYEIQVRATDSTGQPQTEDKAAVAPDGATGYHTISVKVG; encoded by the coding sequence ATGGCTTCGGGAGGTGCGGGGATCGCCGCAGGTGAACTGACCGCCGGCTTCCTGAGCCCCCTGGTTTCCCCGGTCACGGCCCTGGGCGGAGCCGTGATCGATGCAGTGCCTCCGGCTGTGAAGGACCTGGCTGTGCAGCTGTTCGGTACGGCGGACAAGGTCGTGTTGATTGCTTCCATCGGGATCGTCGCAGGGTTGCTGGCAGCGCTCGCGGGAGTCCTGGAGCGTCGCCGCGCTGGCTGGGGCCTGGTACTGGCCGGGTTGGCCGGAGCGGCTGGCCTGACCGCCGTCGTGACGCGTGCACAGGCAAGCCCGCAGGCGGCGCTGGCCCCGATCGTCGCGGCGGTTGTCACGATGCTGCTGTTGCGAACGCTCATACGCCGACTGACGACGTGGGCTCCGTCCACCACAACGCCGGCCGGTCAGGGCCACGATCCTGCGCCCTTGGCCAGACGGAGCTTCATGAACGCGCTCGCCGGAACATCCATCGCCGCGGTCGTGGCGGGGACAGTTACCGCCGTCCTGACCAGGGCGACGGCGGTGGCTTCAGGTTTCCGGGGCTCCATGACACTCCCCGAGCCCGCCACAGCACCACAGGCCATCCCCGCAGGCGCAACCCTCCCTGTGGATGGCATCAGCCCTTTGGTGACCCCGAATGCCGATTTCTACAGGATCGACACGGCCCTGACGGTGCCTGCCATCGATCCGCCTGCCTGGAAGCTGAAGGTCACTGGAATGGTGGAGCGGGAGATCGAACTGGATTTCGCCACGCTGCTTGCCAAACCCATGACCGAGCGTCACATCACCATTGCCTGCGTGTCCAATAACGTCGGTGGCGACCTTATCGGCAATGCCCTCTGGCTGGGGTGGCCCGTCCGCGAACTTCTGGCCATGGCCGGTCCCAAAGCCGGCGCCGACATGGTGCTCTCCACCAGCAACGACGGTTGGACGGCAAGCACGCCCTTGGAGGCCCTCACCGACGAGCGCGACGCACTGTTGGCCGTGGGAATGAACGGTGAGCCCCTCCCGCTCGAACACGGCTTCCCCGTGCGCATGATTGTGCCGGGACTTTATGGCTTTGTCTCGGCCACCAAATGGCTCACGGAACTCAAAGTCACACGTTTCGCAGACGACACCGCCTATTGGACGCCCCGCGGCTGGAGCGATCACGGCCCGATCAAGACGCAGTCCCGCATCGATGTACCCCGCAGCGGCAGGACAGTCCAGGCCGGCCAAGTGCAATTCGGCGGTGTGGCGTGGGCTCAGCACCGGGGCATCAACCGCGTAGAGCTCCGCGTCAACCGCGGACCATGGCAGCAGGCCACCCTCGCCAGCGCTATTTCCACGGATACTTGGTACCAGTGGCAGCTTGGCATCGACCTCACGCCAGGCGATTACGAGATCCAAGTGCGGGCTACCGACTCCACGGGCCAGCCGCAGACCGAAGACAAGGCCGCGGTGGCTCCCGACGGTGCCACGGGCTATCACACCATCAGCGTGAAGGTGGGCTGA
- the glp gene encoding gephyrin-like molybdotransferase Glp, translating to MTVPRSVADHRQAVAELLTGATNNNGHRRLPLLEALGKALAVDVYAPLSLPPFANSQMDGFAVRSADIPDDGAELWVAAPVPAGAAPAPLKAGFAAPIMTGAMIPDGADAVVPIEKATPNSFPEATAKDAVVDVPAVAPGTYVRNAGSDIEKGALALAAGSLLGPAQLGLLAALGLATVEVRESLRVLLVTTGDEVVEPGEELTAGKIYDSNGTLLEASMRQAGLDVVRAGISDDDPASLLTVLHRYTRKTDSPVDLIVTTGGVSKGAYEVVRQAMSGHAVDFLPVAMQPGGPQGLGTFNDVPFLGFPGNPVSCLVSFEMFLRPALSQVVGHPAPRLVRKAVLAEPLTSPDGKHQVRRGTVGGDGVLRMEGGAGSHLVHALARANALVQIPIGVTELAAGAEVEVWML from the coding sequence ATGACCGTGCCCAGATCAGTTGCAGACCACCGTCAAGCAGTGGCGGAACTGCTGACCGGCGCGACCAACAACAACGGTCACCGTCGCCTGCCGTTGCTGGAAGCGCTCGGAAAGGCGCTCGCCGTCGATGTCTACGCGCCACTTTCGCTGCCGCCGTTCGCTAATTCCCAGATGGACGGCTTTGCCGTCCGGTCCGCGGACATTCCCGACGACGGTGCGGAGCTTTGGGTGGCTGCGCCCGTTCCGGCAGGTGCCGCGCCGGCACCTCTGAAGGCCGGCTTTGCCGCCCCCATCATGACCGGAGCCATGATCCCTGACGGAGCTGACGCCGTCGTGCCTATCGAAAAGGCGACGCCGAACTCATTTCCTGAGGCAACAGCCAAGGATGCCGTTGTAGACGTCCCTGCCGTCGCTCCCGGTACCTATGTCCGAAACGCTGGCAGTGACATCGAGAAGGGGGCGTTGGCCCTGGCCGCCGGCAGCCTGCTGGGGCCGGCGCAACTTGGCTTGTTGGCCGCTCTGGGCCTGGCGACCGTTGAGGTTCGTGAGTCGTTGCGCGTCCTCCTGGTCACCACTGGAGATGAAGTGGTGGAGCCGGGGGAGGAACTCACCGCCGGCAAAATCTATGATTCCAACGGAACCCTGCTGGAAGCCTCCATGCGGCAGGCGGGCCTGGACGTGGTTCGTGCCGGAATTTCCGACGACGATCCTGCAAGCCTGTTGACTGTCCTTCATCGCTACACCCGGAAGACGGACAGCCCCGTTGACCTCATCGTGACCACCGGGGGAGTGAGCAAAGGTGCCTACGAAGTAGTCCGCCAGGCCATGTCCGGACACGCCGTGGACTTCCTGCCTGTGGCCATGCAGCCAGGCGGGCCGCAGGGTCTGGGGACGTTTAACGACGTTCCATTCCTTGGTTTTCCCGGAAATCCCGTCAGCTGCCTTGTCTCCTTCGAAATGTTCCTCCGACCCGCGCTGTCACAGGTCGTGGGACACCCTGCGCCGCGACTGGTTCGCAAGGCAGTCCTGGCCGAACCGCTGACCTCGCCGGACGGCAAGCACCAGGTGCGTCGCGGCACCGTGGGAGGGGACGGTGTCCTCCGCATGGAAGGGGGCGCTGGGTCCCACCTGGTCCACGCCTTGGCCCGCGCCAATGCCCTGGTCCAGATCCCCATCGGCGTCACGGAACTCGCCGCAGGAGCCGAAGTGGAAGTATGGATGCTGTGA
- the moaC gene encoding cyclic pyranopterin monophosphate synthase MoaC has protein sequence MDAVNETPATTEHAGGLTHLRQDGTAQMVDVSAKAVTTREATATATVRTTSEVLVLLGAGELPKGDALAVARVAGIMAAKKTPELIPLCHPLPISKVTVDFDLGADSVEILATVKTRGVTGVEMEALTAASVAALSVYDMIKAVDKHAVLTDIRVLAKSGGKSGDWALTGEATHGESGA, from the coding sequence ATGGATGCTGTGAATGAAACTCCCGCGACCACAGAACACGCCGGCGGCCTGACGCACCTCAGGCAAGACGGCACCGCGCAGATGGTGGACGTCTCCGCGAAGGCCGTCACCACGCGTGAAGCCACCGCCACGGCAACCGTCCGCACCACCTCCGAAGTGCTGGTCCTGTTGGGCGCCGGTGAGCTGCCTAAGGGTGATGCGCTCGCCGTGGCACGCGTGGCAGGGATCATGGCGGCAAAGAAGACTCCCGAGCTGATCCCGTTGTGCCATCCTTTGCCGATCTCCAAGGTCACAGTGGATTTCGACCTGGGCGCCGACTCGGTGGAAATCCTGGCCACCGTCAAGACCAGGGGCGTGACCGGCGTCGAAATGGAAGCGTTGACTGCAGCATCGGTCGCGGCCCTGAGCGTTTACGACATGATCAAGGCCGTGGACAAGCATGCCGTGCTGACCGACATCCGCGTGCTCGCCAAGAGCGGCGGCAAAAGTGGCGACTGGGCGCTGACCGGGGAAGCAACCCACGGGGAGTCCGGCGCATGA
- a CDS encoding MogA/MoaB family molybdenum cofactor biosynthesis protein, producing the protein MSACEPNAHGPRKAGVVIASTRAAAGIYADETGPIILDWLREHGFETFPTMVVPDGEPVGAALRALLTQNPAVVITSGGTGLSPDDRTPEMTLPLLDREIPGIMEGIRRAGTAKTPMAMLSRGHAGAAGKTFIINLPGSPKGVMDGLAVLDPVIGHLCEQLEGSHGH; encoded by the coding sequence ATGAGCGCTTGCGAGCCGAACGCACACGGGCCGCGGAAGGCCGGCGTCGTCATCGCCTCCACCAGGGCGGCGGCCGGAATCTACGCCGATGAGACAGGCCCCATCATCCTCGATTGGCTCCGTGAGCACGGCTTCGAGACTTTTCCCACCATGGTGGTGCCGGACGGCGAGCCTGTGGGAGCTGCCCTCAGGGCCCTCCTGACGCAAAACCCTGCCGTTGTCATCACGAGCGGCGGTACTGGCCTCAGCCCGGATGACCGGACCCCGGAGATGACGCTTCCGCTCCTGGACCGGGAAATACCCGGAATCATGGAAGGGATCCGGCGCGCGGGCACCGCGAAAACTCCCATGGCCATGCTGAGCCGTGGCCACGCCGGAGCTGCGGGGAAGACGTTCATCATCAACCTGCCGGGGTCTCCCAAGGGCGTCATGGATGGATTGGCTGTCCTGGACCCGGTCATCGGGCACCTGTGCGAACAACTGGAAGGTAGCCATGGGCACTGA
- a CDS encoding molybdenum cofactor biosynthesis protein MoaE, translated as MGTETDFEVVSAVLSAEPISVDQAIAAVESDTAGAVVSFSGVVRNHDAGKAVDRLSYSAHPTAHQVMSDVVAQLVAEHSGEADQPVRIWAAHRIGMLEIGDPALVCAVAAAHRGQAFAVCSELVDRVKAQVPIWKEQFFTDGTVEWVGAGE; from the coding sequence ATGGGCACTGAAACAGACTTCGAAGTAGTCAGCGCTGTCCTCAGCGCCGAGCCCATTTCCGTCGACCAAGCCATCGCTGCGGTTGAATCGGACACGGCCGGCGCAGTGGTCAGCTTCAGCGGCGTGGTGCGGAACCACGACGCCGGCAAGGCCGTCGACCGGCTCAGCTACAGCGCCCACCCCACAGCGCATCAGGTCATGTCGGACGTCGTTGCGCAATTGGTCGCAGAGCATTCAGGCGAAGCCGACCAGCCCGTCCGCATTTGGGCCGCCCACCGGATCGGCATGTTGGAGATCGGCGACCCCGCGCTGGTTTGCGCGGTAGCAGCAGCCCACCGCGGGCAGGCGTTCGCTGTGTGCTCCGAGCTGGTGGACCGGGTCAAAGCGCAGGTTCCCATCTGGAAGGAACAGTTCTTCACCGACGGCACTGTCGAGT